A DNA window from Actinokineospora baliensis contains the following coding sequences:
- a CDS encoding DEAD/DEAH box helicase, whose product MTQDDTQGGDTAAATAGLDPVTLEHSEAGLPDNDTSHPLTAGAPVKPTAPTFAELGVKAEIVRALAEAGIERTFAIQELTLPLALAGEDLIGQARTGTGKTLGFGVPLLQRIVTPGDGTPQALVVVPTRELCLQVTADIRDAGKHLGIRVLSIYGGRPYEPQVAALRKGVDIVVGTPGRLLDLAEQKHLVLGKVRGLVLDEADEMLDLGFLPDIERILRMVPDQRQTMLFSATMPGPIITLARTFLTRPTHIRAEENDASAVHERTEQFVYRAHSLDKVEVVARSLQAEGRGLTMIFTRTKRTAQKVADELTERGFAAGAVHGDLGQGAREQALRAFRSGKVDVLVCTDVAARGIDVTDVTHVINYQCPEDEKTYVHRIGRTGRAGKTGVAITLVDWDEETRWKEISDALGLDKPAPVETYSTSEHLFSDLGIPEGSTGRLPMSQRTRAGLDAEPEEDFGGKRRGGGAAGASRTRRVRASGASRAKAEAAARPAGDEAGEGDSRPRRRRRRRGGAEVGEAGTPVEVNAEQKQQPEQAEAKADKPARVRRRRRRGGGDSAGEAGANAGDTPGGAD is encoded by the coding sequence CTGACGCAGGACGACACCCAGGGCGGCGACACCGCCGCCGCGACCGCCGGGCTCGACCCGGTCACGCTGGAGCACAGCGAGGCCGGGCTGCCCGACAACGACACATCGCACCCGCTCACCGCGGGTGCCCCGGTCAAACCGACCGCACCGACCTTCGCCGAGCTGGGCGTGAAGGCCGAGATCGTGCGCGCGCTCGCCGAGGCGGGCATCGAGCGCACCTTCGCCATCCAGGAGCTGACGCTGCCGCTGGCGCTGGCCGGTGAGGACCTCATCGGTCAGGCGCGCACCGGCACCGGCAAGACGCTGGGCTTCGGCGTGCCGCTGCTGCAGCGGATCGTCACCCCGGGCGACGGCACCCCGCAGGCACTCGTGGTGGTGCCGACCCGCGAGCTGTGCCTGCAGGTCACCGCGGACATCCGCGACGCGGGCAAGCACCTGGGCATCCGGGTGCTGTCCATCTACGGCGGCCGCCCGTACGAGCCGCAGGTGGCCGCGCTGCGCAAGGGCGTGGACATCGTGGTCGGCACCCCCGGCCGCCTGCTCGACCTCGCCGAGCAGAAGCACCTGGTGCTGGGCAAGGTCCGCGGCCTGGTCCTCGACGAGGCCGACGAGATGCTCGACCTGGGCTTCCTGCCCGACATCGAGCGGATCCTGCGGATGGTGCCCGACCAGCGGCAGACCATGCTGTTCTCGGCGACCATGCCCGGCCCGATCATCACCCTGGCCCGCACCTTCCTCACCCGCCCGACGCACATCCGGGCCGAGGAGAACGACGCCAGCGCGGTGCACGAGCGCACCGAGCAGTTCGTCTACCGGGCGCACTCGCTGGACAAGGTCGAGGTGGTGGCCCGCTCGCTGCAGGCCGAGGGCCGCGGCCTGACGATGATCTTCACCAGGACCAAGCGGACCGCGCAGAAGGTGGCCGACGAGCTCACCGAGCGCGGGTTCGCCGCAGGCGCGGTGCACGGCGACCTCGGCCAGGGCGCGCGCGAGCAGGCGCTGCGGGCGTTCCGCTCCGGCAAGGTCGACGTGCTGGTCTGCACCGACGTCGCCGCGCGCGGCATCGACGTGACCGACGTCACGCACGTGATCAACTACCAGTGCCCCGAGGACGAGAAGACCTACGTGCACCGCATCGGCCGCACCGGCCGCGCTGGCAAGACCGGCGTCGCGATCACCCTGGTCGACTGGGACGAGGAGACCCGCTGGAAGGAGATCAGCGACGCGCTCGGCCTGGACAAGCCCGCCCCGGTGGAGACCTACTCCACCTCCGAGCACCTGTTCAGCGACCTGGGCATCCCCGAGGGCTCCACCGGCAGGCTGCCGATGTCGCAGCGGACCAGGGCCGGGCTCGACGCCGAGCCGGAGGAGGACTTCGGCGGCAAGCGGCGCGGCGGTGGCGCCGCTGGCGCGAGCCGGACCAGGCGGGTCCGCGCGTCCGGGGCGAGCCGGGCCAAGGCCGAGGCGGCCGCCCGACCCGCGGGCGACGAGGCGGGCGAGGGCGACAGCAGGCCGCGCAGGCGGCGGCGCAGGCGCGGCGGTGCCGAGGTCGGCGAAGCCGGAACCCCGGTCGAGGTCAACGCCGAGCAGAAGCAGCAGCCCGAGCAGGCCGAGGCCAAGGCGGACAAGCCCGCCAGGGTCCGGCGCA